In Actinomycetota bacterium, the sequence ACCACCAGGCGAACACGATTATCTTCGGCCATACTCACACGCCGGATAGCATGACCTGGGACGACATGCAGTATTTTAATAGTGGTTCATGGTCAAGCAATGGTCCGCAATCGACCTACCTGGAAATTTCCGCCGACGGCCGGATATCATCCCACGAATGGATAGAAAGTCTACAAATCCAATAACCGGTTTGAGTCCTCTTTTAGGCTTTGAGTTTTCTGGCGGAGAGAAGGTGGTCCGCTTCTCGCTCGAGGAAGAAGTTCAAGGTAACCCGGATGGCAACAGTGGCGCCAAGCAGCGAAATCTCCGTTATGGACGGAGCAATCAGGGTCCTTAGAATGTCCGCGCCTACCAAAAACTCCAAGGCAAAGGAAAGAGATCTGCCCAAACGTAACCGGATTTCGTCGGTGGAAACCGGATCCTTCAGGTATCTTCCAAAGCCACCGACATACCGGATGGCGCTATCAATAGCGGAAATGGCGATAACCAAACCCGCGAAGATATTTAGAGCGAAAGAAATAATATGAAATATATTTTTTACTTGCTGTTCCACAGTAAGCTCCCAAATATCAAATCTCAAATAGTATATCAGTCATAAAGGAACTTACGCGACCCATATAGGAACACTAAGGAAACGCAGCTTCTACTTCTTGCTCGGTCGCCCCGCCGGCGATGACGTATACAAGTATCTTGCCCCTGGACCAGAAGTATTGAGTCTGCCCTCCAGGTGCGACGACATACGCGGTCCTTCCGGCCAGCTTGATTACGCGAACACTTCCGAAGTCGCCGCCGATGCGCTGCATGGCCTTAACCATACGGTCGGTTTCGCTCCTCGCCTCTTTCGCTGTGGCGTATTCACTGAGCCAAACGGATATATCAGTTCCATAGCTTCCAATGGCCATTTCTTTAGCGTTTCGGAGCCGTCTCTGATGCAGCCTTGTACTCATTTCGGCCGCGGCTTCACCGGTTATTGTTTCCGTGAGCTCGACTGAGCCTATATTCGGCGGCAGGCTGTCGCTAAGGGCTGGGGGAGGCGGGCTTTCCGCCTTGCCACAACCGGTGATAAAGATTAATGCAAGAAAGAAGATTATCGGGAATCGTTTATTCAACCTATTTACTCCTTGTTTAACCAGCGTATTAATTGAAGTATACCCGAGCTAGTATGGCTTGGGGAATGACAGTATACTGGCGATAGTAAAATGTTGGTTGTCTAAGGAGGGGTTGGGGCTATGAA encodes:
- a CDS encoding DUF1622 domain-containing protein, whose protein sequence is MEQQVKNIFHIISFALNIFAGLVIAISAIDSAIRYVGGFGRYLKDPVSTDEIRLRLGRSLSFALEFLVGADILRTLIAPSITEISLLGATVAIRVTLNFFLEREADHLLSARKLKA